One segment of Polaribacter huanghezhanensis DNA contains the following:
- a CDS encoding ribonuclease Z, producing MSLQLTILGCHSATPRVNAHPTAQYLEINNSHFLIDCGEGTQRQMRKYKVGFAKINHIFISHLHGDHFFGLIGLISTFGILNREKELHIYGPKGIKEVTNLQLKVSKTYSKFDVIFHELTSKNSELIFEDDKVSVSTIPLNHRVYTNGFLFREKAAARKLHIENVQQYPEIQTCDYHHIKAGKDVVLESGEIIKNEELTLPPAKTKSYAFCSDTLYKEDIVPIIKGVDLLYHEATFLSDREDLAKKTKHSTAKQAAQIASQADVNQLVIGHYSSRYKNIELFKEEAEKIFPKVTLAEAGKKIFL from the coding sequence ATGAGTTTACAGTTAACTATTTTAGGTTGTCATTCTGCAACACCACGAGTAAACGCACATCCAACAGCGCAATATTTAGAAATAAATAACAGTCATTTTTTAATTGATTGTGGCGAAGGAACTCAACGTCAAATGCGGAAATACAAAGTTGGTTTTGCAAAAATCAATCATATTTTTATTTCTCATTTACACGGCGATCATTTCTTTGGATTAATTGGTTTAATTTCTACATTCGGAATTTTAAATCGAGAAAAAGAACTCCATATTTACGGTCCAAAAGGCATCAAAGAAGTTACTAATTTGCAATTAAAAGTTTCGAAAACTTATTCGAAATTTGATGTTATTTTTCATGAATTAACATCTAAAAATAGCGAACTAATTTTTGAAGATGATAAAGTTTCTGTAAGTACAATTCCGTTAAACCACAGAGTCTATACCAACGGATTTCTATTTAGAGAAAAAGCTGCTGCCAGAAAGTTACACATCGAAAATGTACAGCAATATCCAGAAATACAAACCTGCGATTATCACCATATAAAAGCAGGAAAAGATGTAGTTTTAGAAAGTGGAGAAATCATTAAAAACGAAGAACTCACCTTGCCTCCAGCAAAAACAAAAAGCTATGCTTTTTGTAGCGATACTTTGTACAAAGAAGATATTGTTCCTATTATAAAAGGTGTAGATTTATTATATCATGAAGCTACTTTTTTATCAGACAGAGAAGATTTGGCAAAAAAAACAAAACATTCTACAGCAAAACAAGCCGCACAAATTGCATCGCAAGCAGATGTAAATCAGCTGGTTATTGGTCATTACTCTAGCCGATACAAAAATATTGAATTGTTTAAAGAAGAAGCTGAAAAAATTTTCCCGAAAGTTACTTTAGCGGAAGCTGGAAAAAAGATATTCCTATAA
- a CDS encoding CoA-binding protein, with protein MKKTTLVLGASVNTERYSNKAIQKLRANNIDVFAVGAKKGTVLDVKIEVEKVPFKDVDTVTLYLNPTRQKEYYKYVIGLQPRRVIFNPGTENAEFLELLKENNIETEVACTLVLLSIHQY; from the coding sequence ATGAAAAAAACTACCTTAGTACTTGGAGCATCAGTAAACACAGAACGTTACTCGAATAAAGCGATTCAAAAATTAAGAGCAAATAATATTGATGTTTTTGCCGTAGGAGCAAAAAAAGGAACTGTTTTAGATGTTAAAATCGAGGTAGAAAAAGTACCTTTTAAAGATGTTGATACTGTAACTTTATATTTAAATCCAACGAGGCAAAAAGAGTATTATAAATATGTAATTGGCTTACAACCAAGACGCGTAATTTTTAACCCTGGGACAGAAAATGCTGAATTTTTAGAATTACTGAAAGAAAATAATATTGAAACCGAAGTTGCGTGTACGTTGGTGTTGTTAAGCATCCATCAATATTAA
- a CDS encoding outer membrane beta-barrel protein — MKKLILLFVLTFSVSLHAQLDKSKIAKPGIIFGKVIDKTTKETLPYVNIVIRDIAKKIITGGITDLNGNFKVKDIPEGVSLVEIQFIGYKTFTKKILIKSGNYRMNLGTIPLSEDATTLDEVEIRAELSTVTQKIDRKVINVGKDLTAAGATASELLNNVQSVSVDSQTGALSLRGNNNVRVLVDGKPTNISTAQLLQQIPSTSIKSIELITNPSAKYNPEGMSGIINIILNKSANIGFNGSVNTGVTQGENTRFNGSLDLNYKTGIVNFYTNYGFNKGDQHNFGSVTRTGTNASLQEFDFLNSNESHLIKFGADFYINDKKTFSVYTTQNFTDALGNASTKVSQNGNLLINAPFTSDMSGIKSSVYNMNYKVNFEKKGHSLELEGTFSNSKQPEIATYSQLINPSSFSNVIKNDRDNTLFNIDYTNPVTENAKVELGAEVRINKTLNMNTTTQPGFNNSSFTYDRKIYSTYFNYGYKMNKITMQLGARAELYIVEGMFNEDTKASASYKSDILSLYPSAFVTYSASDKNQWQFSYSRRVDRPSIKQVNPIREWSTPLVTSLGNPNLLPQFTNSFEVNYTRQIKGGSVTVGTFFRRVNDEISTILYKDPNDATDTKQIKSDANFDGNNRYGFEMSTNYKIANWWRANASLDFYSQTLKGLVANVQSEVTNSAFNIRVSNSFTATKNLRFQLFAMYRGENKNLQFDVSPMWMVNSGASYSVLDGKGNFTFRVNDIFNSMKFKFNSTTPFTQSGQFQGENQSAYIGFNYRFGGGKNRAKGRRNRDKNEKQGGGFL; from the coding sequence ATGAAAAAATTAATACTTCTTTTTGTTTTAACATTTAGCGTTAGTTTGCACGCACAATTAGACAAAAGTAAAATTGCGAAACCAGGAATAATTTTCGGTAAAGTAATAGACAAAACAACAAAAGAAACTTTACCCTATGTAAATATTGTAATTAGAGATATAGCCAAAAAAATTATAACAGGAGGAATTACCGATTTAAACGGGAATTTTAAAGTAAAAGATATTCCGGAAGGAGTTAGCTTAGTAGAAATTCAATTTATTGGATACAAAACATTCACAAAAAAAATACTTATTAAAAGCGGAAATTACAGAATGAATCTTGGTACAATTCCATTATCAGAAGATGCAACAACTTTAGATGAAGTTGAAATAAGAGCAGAACTTTCTACTGTCACACAAAAAATTGATAGAAAAGTAATTAATGTTGGAAAAGACTTAACTGCTGCTGGTGCAACAGCTTCTGAGTTATTAAACAATGTACAATCTGTAAGTGTAGATAGTCAAACTGGCGCTTTGAGTTTGCGTGGAAATAACAATGTTAGAGTGTTGGTTGACGGGAAACCAACCAATATTAGCACGGCGCAATTACTACAACAAATTCCGTCTACTTCTATAAAAAGTATTGAATTAATTACAAATCCATCTGCAAAATACAATCCAGAAGGGATGAGTGGAATTATCAATATCATCTTAAATAAAAGTGCAAATATTGGTTTTAATGGTTCGGTTAACACTGGTGTTACTCAAGGAGAAAACACGCGTTTTAATGGCTCTTTAGATCTGAATTACAAAACCGGAATTGTAAATTTTTACACCAATTATGGCTTTAATAAAGGAGATCAACACAATTTTGGAAGTGTTACAAGAACTGGCACAAATGCATCATTACAAGAGTTTGATTTCTTAAACAGTAATGAGTCTCACTTAATAAAATTTGGAGCAGATTTTTATATCAATGACAAAAAAACATTCTCTGTATATACTACTCAAAATTTTACAGATGCATTAGGAAATGCTTCAACAAAAGTTTCTCAAAATGGCAATTTGCTTATCAATGCTCCTTTTACTTCTGACATGAGCGGAATTAAATCTAGCGTGTACAACATGAATTACAAAGTGAATTTTGAAAAGAAAGGACATAGTTTAGAATTAGAAGGAACCTTTTCTAACTCAAAGCAACCAGAAATTGCAACATACAGTCAATTGATAAATCCAAGTTCTTTTTCAAATGTTATAAAAAATGACCGAGATAACACATTATTTAACATCGATTACACAAATCCTGTTACAGAAAATGCAAAAGTAGAATTAGGAGCTGAAGTTCGTATCAATAAAACTTTAAACATGAATACAACCACTCAACCAGGTTTTAACAATTCTTCTTTTACATATGATAGAAAAATATATTCTACTTACTTTAACTACGGATATAAGATGAATAAAATAACCATGCAATTAGGTGCTCGTGCAGAACTATATATTGTAGAAGGAATGTTTAATGAAGACACTAAAGCTTCTGCAAGCTATAAAAGCGATATCTTAAGTTTATATCCATCTGCTTTTGTAACCTACAGCGCATCAGATAAAAATCAATGGCAATTTAGTTATAGCAGAAGAGTTGATAGACCCTCAATAAAACAAGTAAATCCGATTAGAGAATGGAGTACGCCTTTAGTAACTTCTTTAGGAAATCCAAACTTATTACCACAATTTACCAACTCTTTTGAAGTAAATTACACAAGACAAATAAAAGGTGGCTCGGTAACTGTTGGAACATTCTTTAGAAGAGTAAATGATGAAATTTCTACTATTTTATATAAAGATCCAAACGACGCAACAGACACAAAACAGATAAAATCTGATGCCAATTTTGACGGAAATAACAGGTATGGTTTTGAAATGTCTACCAATTATAAAATTGCAAATTGGTGGAGAGCAAATGCAAGTTTAGATTTCTATTCTCAAACATTAAAAGGTTTGGTTGCTAACGTACAAAGTGAAGTTACAAACTCCGCTTTTAATATAAGAGTTAGCAATAGTTTTACGGCAACAAAGAATTTACGTTTTCAATTATTTGCAATGTATAGAGGCGAAAATAAGAATTTACAATTTGATGTTTCTCCAATGTGGATGGTAAATTCTGGAGCAAGTTACAGCGTTTTAGACGGAAAAGGAAACTTTACTTTTAGAGTAAATGATATTTTTAACTCCATGAAATTTAAATTCAACTCTACAACTCCATTTACACAAAGCGGACAGTTTCAAGGCGAAAATCAATCGGCTTATATTGGCTTTAATTACAGGTTTGGTGGTGGTAAAAACCGCGCTAAAGGTAGAAGAAATAGAGATAAAAACGAGAAACAAGGTGGTGGTTTCCTATAG
- a CDS encoding 3-oxoacyl-ACP synthase III family protein — protein sequence MYNSKIIGLGYYVPDNVVTNNDLKQWMETSDEWIQERTGIKERRWIDPKTGDTTAVMGAKASKIAIERAGLTKDDIDFIVFATLSPDMYFPGGGVQIQDLLEMPTIGALDVRNQCSGFIYAMSVADQFIKTGMYKNILVIGAENHSGGLERSTRGRNVSVIFGDGAGAAILSRSEEKGKGILSSHLHSEGKHAKELVLEGPSTHRWVPEIMAENNPDDVSYYPYMNGQFVFKHAITRFSEAIVEGLEANGLDKEDIDMLIPHQANLRIAQFIQRKFRLEDDKVYNNIMKYGNTTAASVIIALTEAWELGKIKDNDLVVLAAFGSGFTWGSVIIRW from the coding sequence ATGTATAATTCAAAAATAATAGGCTTAGGGTATTACGTTCCGGATAATGTTGTAACGAACAATGACTTAAAGCAATGGATGGAAACGAGTGATGAATGGATTCAAGAAAGAACCGGAATAAAAGAACGCAGATGGATTGATCCAAAAACGGGCGACACAACTGCTGTGATGGGAGCAAAAGCTTCTAAAATTGCTATTGAACGTGCTGGATTGACAAAAGATGATATCGATTTTATTGTATTTGCAACGTTGAGTCCAGACATGTATTTTCCTGGTGGCGGAGTTCAAATTCAAGATTTACTAGAAATGCCAACAATTGGCGCATTAGATGTTCGTAACCAATGTTCTGGATTTATTTATGCGATGTCTGTTGCAGATCAATTTATCAAAACCGGAATGTATAAAAACATTTTAGTGATTGGTGCAGAAAATCATTCTGGCGGATTAGAGCGCTCTACAAGAGGAAGAAATGTGTCTGTAATTTTTGGCGATGGAGCGGGAGCGGCGATTTTATCGAGATCAGAAGAAAAAGGAAAAGGAATTTTGTCGTCTCATTTACATTCTGAAGGAAAACACGCAAAAGAATTGGTTTTAGAAGGTCCATCTACACATCGTTGGGTTCCAGAAATTATGGCAGAAAACAATCCTGATGACGTTTCGTATTATCCGTATATGAACGGACAATTTGTATTTAAACACGCAATTACTCGTTTTTCTGAAGCAATTGTAGAAGGGTTAGAAGCAAACGGTTTAGATAAAGAAGATATTGATATGTTAATTCCGCATCAAGCAAATTTAAGAATCGCACAATTCATTCAACGCAAGTTTAGACTCGAAGATGATAAAGTGTATAACAATATTATGAAATACGGAAACACCACAGCAGCATCTGTAATTATTGCATTAACAGAAGCGTGGGAATTGGGTAAAATAAAAGACAACGACTTGGTTGTGTTGGCTGCTTTTGGAAGCGGATTTACTTGGGGTTCTGTAATTATACGGTGGTAG
- the htpG gene encoding molecular chaperone HtpG, with amino-acid sequence MSKGNINVSVENIFPLIKKFLYSDHEIFLRELISNGTDATTKLKHLIAIGEAKVELGDAKIEISIDKDKKTLTIKDNGIGMTADEVEKYINQIAFSGAEEFLEKYKDDNNDTGVIGHFGLGFYSAFMVAEKVEIITKSFKDEPAAHWTCDGSPEYTIEAHDKTERGTEIVLHIAEDSLDFLEDSKIGGLLNKYNRFNQIPIKFGTKKENDPTFTPKTTKDKDGKETTEPHKQIDVDNIINNTTPAWTKKPADLEDEDYKNFYRELYPMQFEESLFHIHLNVDYPFNLTGILYFPKLSPNMDMQKDKIQLYQNQVFVTDNVEGIVPDFLQMLKGVIDSPDIPLNVSRSGLQADGAVKKISGYITKKVADKLNSLYKNNREDFEQKWNDIKVIIEYGMLSDDKFFDKAQNFALYPTVDNTFFNLEELKEKTKDAQTDKDGNQIILYAANKDAQHSYIQDAKAKGYEVLLLDSPIVGHLIQKIEGSNEKLKFTRVDSDHIDNLIKKDDTVISKLSDEEKDKLKPIIEAAVPKETYTVQLEAMDSSASPFLITVPEFMRRMKEMSASGGGMMGMGNMPDMYNLVVNTNHELVGEILNTKTAKKQERLIKQSFDLAKLSQNLLHGEELTNFIKRSYELIK; translated from the coding sequence ATGAGTAAAGGAAACATTAATGTATCGGTAGAAAATATTTTTCCGTTAATTAAAAAATTCTTGTATTCTGATCACGAAATATTTTTACGTGAGTTAATTTCTAACGGAACAGACGCAACTACAAAATTAAAGCACTTAATTGCTATCGGCGAAGCCAAAGTAGAATTAGGTGATGCTAAAATTGAAATTAGCATCGATAAAGACAAAAAAACGCTTACCATTAAAGATAACGGAATTGGAATGACGGCTGATGAAGTTGAAAAATACATCAACCAAATTGCCTTTTCTGGTGCTGAAGAATTTTTAGAAAAATACAAAGACGACAACAACGATACAGGTGTAATTGGTCATTTCGGATTAGGTTTCTATTCTGCATTTATGGTTGCAGAAAAAGTAGAAATTATTACCAAATCTTTTAAAGACGAGCCAGCTGCTCATTGGACCTGTGATGGTTCTCCAGAATACACCATTGAAGCACACGACAAAACGGAAAGAGGAACAGAAATTGTTTTACACATTGCAGAAGATTCTTTAGACTTTTTAGAAGATTCTAAAATTGGTGGATTGTTAAACAAATACAATCGTTTTAATCAAATTCCAATTAAATTTGGAACAAAAAAAGAAAACGATCCAACCTTTACTCCAAAAACAACAAAAGACAAAGACGGTAAAGAAACTACAGAGCCGCACAAACAAATTGACGTTGATAACATCATCAACAATACAACACCAGCGTGGACAAAAAAACCTGCTGATTTAGAAGATGAAGATTATAAAAATTTCTACAGAGAATTGTATCCAATGCAATTTGAAGAATCGTTATTTCACATTCATTTAAATGTTGATTATCCGTTTAACTTAACAGGAATTCTATATTTCCCAAAGTTGAGTCCGAATATGGACATGCAAAAAGACAAGATTCAATTGTATCAGAATCAAGTTTTTGTAACGGATAATGTTGAAGGAATTGTTCCTGATTTCTTACAAATGTTAAAAGGTGTTATTGATTCTCCAGACATTCCGTTAAACGTTTCTCGTTCTGGTTTACAAGCAGACGGAGCGGTGAAGAAAATCTCTGGGTATATCACCAAAAAAGTGGCTGATAAATTAAACTCGTTGTACAAAAACAATCGTGAAGATTTTGAGCAAAAATGGAACGATATCAAAGTAATTATCGAATACGGAATGTTATCTGACGATAAGTTTTTTGACAAAGCACAAAACTTTGCATTGTATCCAACGGTAGATAATACATTCTTTAATTTAGAAGAATTAAAAGAGAAAACAAAAGACGCGCAAACGGATAAAGATGGAAATCAAATCATTTTGTACGCTGCAAATAAAGACGCACAACACAGTTATATTCAAGATGCAAAAGCAAAGGGATATGAAGTGTTATTGTTAGATTCTCCAATTGTTGGACATTTAATTCAAAAAATTGAAGGTAGCAACGAAAAGTTGAAATTTACGCGTGTAGATTCTGATCATATTGACAATTTAATTAAGAAAGACGACACCGTTATTTCTAAATTATCTGACGAAGAAAAAGACAAATTAAAGCCAATTATTGAAGCTGCTGTTCCTAAAGAAACCTATACAGTTCAGTTAGAAGCGATGGATTCTTCAGCTTCACCGTTTTTAATTACGGTTCCAGAATTTATGCGTAGAATGAAAGAAATGAGCGCATCTGGTGGTGGAATGATGGGAATGGGAAATATGCCAGACATGTACAATCTGGTAGTAAACACAAACCACGAATTGGTTGGTGAAATTTTAAATACCAAAACCGCTAAAAAACAAGAACGCTTAATTAAACAATCTTTTGATTTGGCTAAGTTATCTCAAAACTTGTTACACGGTGAAGAGTTGACCAACTTTATCAAACGTTCTTATGAATTGATTAAGTAG
- a CDS encoding Crp/Fnr family transcriptional regulator, whose amino-acid sequence MKELLEYLNSIQRLTDKSQKALSLICTELTVKKNSNLHPIGHTCRNIYFIKNGLLCIYYFKEDIEIIESFEFENSIVARADSLFKTEPSRKGIKAIESSELIAINSSKLFDLYDKHPDIDRLFRKIYENAYVELVNRVESIQFHTAEERYHNLLNQSRQTILRVPLKLIASYLGITQVSLSRIRAKK is encoded by the coding sequence ATGAAAGAGTTACTAGAATATCTAAATAGTATTCAACGATTGACTGATAAATCCCAAAAAGCACTTTCATTAATTTGCACAGAATTAACTGTTAAAAAAAACTCAAACCTTCATCCAATTGGACATACTTGTAGGAACATTTATTTTATTAAAAATGGATTGTTATGCATCTATTATTTTAAAGAGGACATTGAAATAATAGAAAGTTTTGAATTTGAAAATTCAATTGTTGCTAGAGCAGATAGTTTATTCAAAACCGAACCTTCACGTAAAGGAATTAAAGCCATTGAGAGTTCAGAGTTAATTGCCATTAATTCCTCCAAACTATTCGATTTATATGATAAACATCCTGATATTGACCGATTGTTTAGGAAGATATATGAAAATGCTTATGTAGAATTAGTTAACAGAGTTGAAAGTATTCAATTTCATACAGCAGAAGAACGTTATCATAACTTATTAAATCAATCCAGACAAACTATCCTAAGAGTACCTTTAAAGCTTATTGCTTCTTATTTAGGAATCACACAAGTCAGTCTGAGTAGAATCAGAGCAAAAAAGTAA
- a CDS encoding MFS transporter, which translates to MDNIKLGLKENWKQFTLLVVVNAFVGGMVGLERSILPEIAEKEFGLVVKTAILSFIIVFGITKALTNYFAGTLANKYGRKKLLILGWIIGTPIPFILMLAPNWNWIIIANILLGVNQGLAWSSTVVMKIDLVGDKQRGFAMGLNEFAGYLSVAIVAFLTGWIASVHGLRPYPFYIGIILVILGLIFSIFFIKDTKHHVAKESKSSTVPFLKNIFLDTTWKNKNLGSVSQAGLVNNLNDGMVWGVFPLLLASKNFTIEQIGIITAIYPAVWGIGQLFTGKMADKYPKKEMLFWGMLLQAITLLLFVFANSMSQYIILSSILGWGTAMVYPTFLASIAENTNPIDRAKSIGIFRLWRDLGYAIGAILTGLIADAYNINSSIVFIGVLTLISAIIIKARMKTNTSCISKQDIQKKKNYTIIDVRTKEERETGYIVNSIHIPVSELESRIKELPTDKLYVTACGKGGWKVN; encoded by the coding sequence ATGGATAATATAAAGTTAGGATTGAAAGAAAATTGGAAACAATTTACATTACTGGTTGTTGTAAATGCTTTTGTTGGGGGTATGGTTGGTTTAGAACGTTCCATTCTTCCTGAAATAGCCGAGAAAGAATTTGGATTAGTTGTAAAAACAGCAATATTATCATTCATTATTGTTTTTGGTATTACCAAAGCATTGACCAATTATTTTGCAGGCACATTAGCAAATAAATATGGCAGAAAAAAACTATTAATACTAGGTTGGATAATTGGAACACCAATTCCTTTTATATTAATGCTTGCCCCTAATTGGAACTGGATAATAATTGCCAATATTCTATTAGGAGTTAATCAGGGTTTAGCTTGGAGTAGTACAGTTGTGATGAAAATTGATTTAGTTGGAGATAAGCAACGTGGTTTTGCAATGGGACTAAATGAATTTGCGGGTTACTTGTCGGTCGCAATTGTAGCCTTTTTAACAGGTTGGATTGCTAGTGTACACGGTTTAAGACCCTACCCTTTCTATATTGGAATTATTCTAGTCATATTAGGTTTAATCTTTAGTATCTTTTTTATTAAAGACACTAAACATCACGTAGCTAAAGAATCAAAATCGAGTACCGTTCCTTTCTTAAAAAATATTTTTCTGGATACAACTTGGAAAAACAAAAACTTAGGCTCTGTTTCACAAGCAGGACTAGTTAACAACCTAAATGATGGAATGGTTTGGGGTGTTTTTCCATTATTATTAGCAAGTAAAAACTTCACTATAGAGCAAATAGGAATAATTACAGCAATATATCCTGCCGTATGGGGAATAGGACAATTATTTACAGGAAAAATGGCTGATAAATATCCTAAAAAAGAAATGTTATTTTGGGGGATGCTCCTACAAGCCATTACGCTTTTACTATTTGTTTTTGCTAATAGTATGTCTCAGTATATCATTCTATCTTCAATTTTAGGTTGGGGAACAGCAATGGTTTACCCTACTTTTTTAGCGTCTATTGCTGAAAACACCAATCCAATAGATAGAGCAAAAAGTATTGGAATTTTTAGATTATGGAGAGATTTAGGTTATGCAATTGGCGCAATATTAACAGGTTTAATAGCAGATGCCTATAACATAAATAGTTCAATTGTATTTATTGGAGTACTTACCTTAATATCTGCAATTATCATCAAAGCAAGAATGAAAACTAATACAAGTTGTATTTCAAAGCAAGATATTCAAAAAAAGAAAAATTATACAATCATTGATGTAAGAACTAAAGAAGAACGAGAAACTGGGTATATCGTCAATTCTATTCATATTCCAGTCAGTGAACTTGAAAGCAGAATTAAAGAACTTCCCACAGACAAACTTTATGTTACTGCTTGCGGAAAAGGGGGGTGGAAGGTCAATTAA
- a CDS encoding GNAT family N-acetyltransferase, whose product MHNITKAKLTDAKILAQLAKETFLPAHGHSASKEDVDMYVSENFNETTFIKELSNPENHYYLMYHNNTLAGYSKITLNTPNKNISSNTVTCLSRLYVLKEFYGLQLGKKLFDFNIEFTKQHQQQGIWLHVWIENQRAINFYTKMGFTIVGTYDFKISATHTNPNYVMYLHF is encoded by the coding sequence TTGCACAACATTACCAAAGCCAAACTAACAGACGCAAAAATCTTAGCTCAACTTGCTAAAGAAACTTTTTTACCAGCGCACGGACATTCTGCTTCTAAAGAAGATGTAGATATGTATGTTTCAGAAAATTTTAATGAAACCACATTTATTAAAGAATTGTCCAATCCTGAGAATCATTATTATTTGATGTATCATAACAATACATTGGCGGGATATTCTAAAATTACACTCAATACACCCAACAAAAATATATCTTCAAATACTGTAACTTGCTTAAGCAGGTTGTATGTTCTTAAAGAATTTTATGGTTTGCAATTAGGAAAAAAATTATTTGATTTTAATATCGAATTTACTAAACAACACCAACAACAAGGAATTTGGTTACATGTTTGGATAGAAAACCAACGCGCCATTAATTTTTACACAAAAATGGGGTTTACTATTGTGGGAACTTACGATTTTAAAATTTCTGCCACACATACCAATCCGAATTATGTAATGTATTTGCATTTTTAA